The Fibrobacterota bacterium nucleotide sequence CGTTTCCCGCCGGCGCGTAGCCCTCGAACCCGTGCACGCCCAGAAGCCGGCCATCCGCGCCCACGCTCAAGGTGTTGTGGGTGGGGCGGAAGATGCCGGCCAAGGTGGCCATGGCCCCCGAGGCCTGGTGCCGCCGCAACAGATCCTTTAAATCGATGGTGTGGATGAGATCGCCGTTATGCACCAGGAAACGATCCGTCGCCTCCAGGATATGCCGCGCGTTCCACAGGCATCCGCCCGTGCCCAGGATCTCGGGCTCATAAAGCGTGCGCATCCCCAGACGCAAGGCCGGCTTCTCCATTTCGGCATAGAGATGATGGGTATTGCACAAAAGGCGGGCCGGGAAGAGCGGTTGCACCTTACGGTAGTTGATCTCCAACGCCGTTTTCCCCTGGAAGGGGATGGCCGGCTTGGGGATGCGATCGGTCAAGGGGCGCAAGCGCCGCCCGTAGCCGGCGCACAGGAAGAAGGCGGAAAGGGTATCCGGCATGTTACGGCGCCGGCGCGGAGGGCGCGGTCGTCACGGGAAGACGCTCCCCACCGGCCCGCCGATCAGGATTTCGATGGGCAGCTTCTTGTGCTCGTACTCGTAGGGCGGCGGCTTCCATTGGAACGCGTCCCCGTACTCGCGCCGCACCAGGTTCAGCATCTCCACGGC carries:
- a CDS encoding NTP transferase domain-containing protein; its protein translation is MPDTLSAFFLCAGYGRRLRPLTDRIPKPAIPFQGKTALEINYRKVQPLFPARLLCNTHHLYAEMEKPALRLGMRTLYEPEILGTGGCLWNARHILEATDRFLVHNGDLIHTIDLKDLLRRHQASGAMATLAGIFRPTHNTLSVGADGRLLGVHGFEGYAPAGNELARLTFAGIAIYEKAFLEFVQPGVADIKPYWTAALKAGHAIKVANYSQDAAWFDFGTPQGLWDASKFQMELTGEYAYQYTPLVREMRAYVSNEAGVDDLPEALRDVLIYEEPAVPISHHARNQIIGRDFRWEIRP